One Bacillus amyloliquefaciens DSM 7 = ATCC 23350 DNA window includes the following coding sequences:
- a CDS encoding MBL fold metallo-hydrolase, whose product MTPTLFHTDNDLILVDTGMPGMVKNIVMQLEAAGFSPGELNGILLTHQDIDHIGSAAQLKTKFPDIEIYAHDADKPYIQGELPLLKTLPNSLAAQMSSDGKQTSGLTVTHTVTDGDQLAGGLTVIHTPGHTPGHISLYHSASKTLIAGDALIVRGGELQGPNPPQTPDMEEAYRSVAKLASYDIEKVICYHGGLYDRDVNRKIAQIAAAGPPLKNKE is encoded by the coding sequence ATGACACCGACACTGTTTCATACAGACAATGATTTGATTCTCGTTGACACGGGAATGCCCGGTATGGTGAAAAACATCGTAATGCAGCTGGAAGCTGCGGGATTTTCACCCGGGGAATTAAACGGCATCTTGCTCACCCACCAGGACATTGATCATATCGGAAGCGCCGCACAGCTGAAAACGAAATTTCCGGACATTGAAATTTATGCCCATGACGCTGATAAACCTTATATACAGGGAGAACTTCCCCTCCTTAAAACACTTCCGAATTCCCTCGCTGCGCAAATGTCTTCCGACGGCAAGCAGACGTCCGGACTGACCGTCACTCATACCGTTACAGACGGAGATCAACTGGCCGGCGGGCTGACCGTGATCCATACACCCGGGCATACACCGGGGCATATCAGCCTGTATCATTCGGCCTCGAAAACGCTTATCGCCGGAGACGCCCTGATCGTCAGAGGCGGGGAGCTTCAAGGGCCGAATCCGCCTCAAACTCCTGACATGGAAGAAGCCTATCGGTCCGTCGCAAAACTGGCATCCTATGATATCGAAAAGGTCATCTGCTATCACGGCGGACTATACGATAGAGACGTTAACCGCAAAATCGCACAGATTGCCGCAGCAGGGCCTCCTCTTAAAAATAAGGAATAA
- a CDS encoding YveK family protein has translation MNENMSFKELFDIIKRRFLLIFIMTAVVTLVTGYIQFRVISPVYQASTQVLIHETSGEKKSNLSDIQLNLHYNNTFQTIMKSPVVIEKVKRKLHLSETASALKAKITTSSETDSEIITAAVQDENPKQAAAIANTLMKTFKKEVRDRMNIKGVIVLSEAKASESPMVKPSRIRNIMMAFGAALMAGVTLAFFLHFLDETVKSERQLSEKTDLPVLGVVYDIKNQKTRSDEKHFGE, from the coding sequence ATGAATGAGAATATGAGTTTTAAAGAATTATTTGACATTATTAAGCGCAGATTTTTACTGATTTTTATCATGACAGCAGTAGTGACGCTGGTGACGGGATACATCCAATTTCGAGTGATTTCGCCCGTTTATCAGGCGTCAACCCAGGTGCTCATTCATGAAACAAGCGGTGAAAAAAAATCAAATCTCAGCGACATCCAGCTGAATCTCCATTACAACAACACGTTTCAAACGATAATGAAAAGCCCGGTTGTGATTGAGAAAGTGAAGCGGAAGCTCCATCTTTCCGAGACGGCATCCGCTTTGAAAGCAAAGATCACGACAAGCAGCGAAACCGATTCAGAAATCATCACCGCAGCGGTGCAGGATGAGAATCCGAAACAGGCCGCCGCAATAGCGAACACGCTGATGAAAACATTTAAAAAAGAAGTCCGCGACAGGATGAATATAAAAGGCGTCATCGTTTTGTCTGAGGCAAAAGCATCGGAAAGCCCGATGGTCAAGCCTTCGCGCATCCGGAATATCATGATGGCATTCGGTGCGGCCCTTATGGCCGGTGTGACGCTTGCGTTTTTTCTCCACTTTCTTGATGAAACCGTTAAAAGCGAGCGGCAGCTCAGCGAAAAAACAGACTTGCCTGTTTTAGGGGTTGTGTATGATATCAAAAATCAGAAGACACGGTCTGATGAAAAACATTTCGGGGAGTGA
- a CDS encoding glycosyltransferase family 2 protein — translation MNAGAQPKISVIMGIYNCEQTLAESIESILSQSYKNWELIMCDDASTDGTYQIARRYADHYSDRITLIQNRTNQRLAASLNRCLTYASGDYIARQDGDDISAPRRLEKQAAFLNKHAHYQVVGTGMLVFDEFGVRGARLLPPVPKPEIMAKGTPFCHGTIMMRAEAYKALGGYRSVRRTRRMEDIDLWLRFFEEGFRGYNLQETLYKVREDSDAFKRRSFTYSIDNAVLVFQACRRLKLPFSHYVYIAKPLIRAITPPAVMNRYHKNRDIRQKEGLAEHD, via the coding sequence ATGAATGCAGGAGCACAACCGAAAATTTCCGTCATCATGGGAATTTATAATTGCGAACAGACATTGGCGGAGAGTATTGAATCCATCCTGAGCCAATCTTATAAGAATTGGGAGCTGATTATGTGTGATGACGCGTCAACTGACGGAACGTATCAGATTGCGCGCCGTTACGCGGATCATTACAGCGACCGGATTACGCTGATTCAAAATAGGACAAATCAACGGCTTGCCGCTTCTTTGAACCGCTGTCTGACATACGCGTCGGGGGATTATATCGCCAGACAGGACGGAGACGATATCTCCGCCCCTAGGAGACTGGAAAAACAGGCCGCTTTCTTAAACAAGCACGCCCACTATCAAGTCGTAGGCACGGGTATGCTCGTATTTGACGAATTCGGCGTGAGGGGCGCCCGGCTTTTGCCGCCGGTGCCGAAACCGGAAATCATGGCGAAAGGCACACCGTTCTGCCACGGCACCATTATGATGCGGGCCGAAGCGTACAAAGCGCTCGGCGGCTACCGGTCAGTCAGGCGGACGCGGCGGATGGAGGATATCGATTTGTGGCTGCGCTTTTTTGAAGAGGGCTTCAGAGGGTACAATCTCCAAGAAACGCTGTATAAAGTGAGAGAGGACAGCGATGCGTTTAAACGGAGGTCGTTCACGTATTCCATTGATAATGCTGTGCTCGTTTTTCAGGCGTGCAGACGGCTGAAGCTGCCGTTTTCCCATTACGTGTATATCGCAAAGCCGCTCATCCGCGCCATTACGCCGCCCGCGGTCATGAACCGTTATCATAAAAACAGGGACATCCGCCAAAAAGAAGGGCTTGCCGAACATGACTGA
- a CDS encoding carboxylesterase/lipase family protein, translating into MTELTVQTRCGALKGTAGHGVRTWKSIPYAKPPVGELRFKAPEPPVPWDGVKNADSFGPVCPQPADLLSMSFSGDVPPQSEDCLYLNVFAPDSEGGKRPVMVWIHGGAFFLGAGSEPTYDASALAADGDVIVVTLNYRLGPFGFLHLFSIDDTYPGNIGMLDQIAALRWVKDNISAFGGDPDNVTVFGESAGGMSIASLMAMPDAKGLFHKAILESGASQTMTADVAKEITTAFIQEAGTDQLQELSVNDILKTADKLRNTIDQSIFHLLFQPAIDPATLPAEPAKAIADGAAEGIPMIIGTNRDEAYLFFTPDTDIHSEKKQQEYLLYHLGENSAKLAADLYPHSLTGQIDMMTDLKFWRPAVAFAQEQSQYAPVWMYRFDWHGETPPFHKAVHALELPFVFGNFDSLKKTLKEPLSEDVKQLSKLIQSAWIAFAKTGKPDTDQLHWPQYETGSRETIIFNTSVSTESDPDSAKRRILFQA; encoded by the coding sequence ATGACAGAACTTACTGTTCAAACCCGCTGCGGCGCATTGAAGGGAACTGCCGGTCACGGTGTCCGCACATGGAAGAGCATACCGTATGCAAAGCCGCCCGTGGGAGAGCTGAGATTTAAAGCGCCGGAGCCGCCCGTACCTTGGGACGGCGTAAAAAATGCCGACTCGTTCGGGCCGGTTTGCCCGCAGCCGGCTGATTTGCTGTCGATGTCATTTTCCGGAGATGTACCGCCTCAATCTGAAGATTGCCTTTACCTCAATGTGTTCGCTCCCGATTCAGAGGGCGGGAAACGGCCTGTCATGGTATGGATTCATGGCGGCGCATTTTTCCTAGGTGCCGGAAGCGAACCGACTTACGACGCATCTGCTCTTGCCGCTGACGGAGATGTCATTGTGGTGACACTTAATTACAGACTCGGGCCGTTCGGTTTTTTACATTTGTTTTCTATTGATGACACATATCCCGGCAATATCGGCATGCTCGATCAGATCGCCGCGCTGCGCTGGGTGAAGGACAATATCTCCGCATTCGGAGGAGACCCTGATAATGTCACGGTATTCGGTGAATCGGCTGGCGGCATGAGCATCGCCTCACTTATGGCCATGCCTGACGCAAAAGGCCTGTTTCATAAAGCCATACTGGAAAGCGGCGCCTCTCAGACGATGACGGCGGACGTGGCAAAAGAGATCACAACAGCATTTATTCAAGAAGCCGGCACTGATCAATTGCAGGAGCTTTCCGTTAATGACATTCTCAAGACTGCGGATAAGTTGCGGAATACAATAGATCAAAGCATTTTTCATCTTTTGTTTCAGCCCGCCATCGATCCGGCCACATTGCCTGCGGAACCGGCCAAAGCCATAGCAGACGGGGCCGCGGAAGGCATACCAATGATCATTGGAACCAATCGTGATGAAGCATATTTGTTTTTCACCCCTGATACAGACATTCATTCCGAGAAAAAACAGCAAGAATATTTGCTTTATCATCTCGGAGAGAACAGCGCCAAGCTAGCGGCAGATTTATATCCGCATTCTTTAACAGGACAAATTGATATGATGACGGATCTGAAATTCTGGCGGCCTGCCGTTGCCTTTGCACAAGAACAATCGCAATACGCGCCCGTCTGGATGTACCGCTTTGATTGGCATGGCGAAACACCGCCGTTTCATAAAGCGGTTCACGCTCTGGAATTGCCGTTTGTGTTCGGAAACTTTGATTCTTTGAAAAAGACGCTGAAGGAACCGCTCAGCGAAGATGTAAAACAGCTCTCCAAGCTGATTCAATCCGCATGGATCGCTTTTGCAAAAACCGGAAAACCGGACACTGATCAGCTCCATTGGCCTCAGTATGAAACAGGTTCGCGTGAGACCATCATTTTCAACACATCCGTCTCGACGGAAAGCGATCCCGATTCAGCCAAACGCCGCATTCTGTTTCAAGCATAA
- a CDS encoding FAD-dependent oxidoreductase has protein sequence MNSQEKRIAIIGAGPGGLTLARILQQGGLAPVIYEQETSPAERQQGGTLDLDEQTGQKALQAAGLLGSFRSICRYEGQALKITDKKGTVFAETEPEKLTDHGRPEIDRTELRRLLLQSLKTDTIKWGHKLSHAVPLEKGGHKLEFENGHTDVFDLIIAADGAFSRVRPLLSDAPVEYSGISMIELHIMNAAADFPDLAGFHGTGSMYALDDRKAIMAQLNGDGTVRVYLCFAAGRYWIDENDIDYDQPEEAKQKLLELFEDWSDDLKHYIQYAGETILPRRLYSLPVQHKWEHKQGVTLIGDAAHLMTPFAGAGANLTMLDAAELGLSILHNADTDKAVKQYEEKMFAYAEETAAETGSHMKTFFSESAAQKIGAMMNAF, from the coding sequence ATGAACAGCCAAGAAAAACGAATTGCGATTATCGGTGCAGGGCCCGGCGGTCTGACACTGGCGCGCATTCTGCAGCAGGGAGGGCTCGCCCCGGTCATTTATGAGCAGGAGACATCACCGGCTGAGCGGCAGCAGGGCGGAACGCTTGATTTAGATGAACAAACCGGACAAAAAGCGCTGCAGGCGGCCGGCCTTCTCGGCTCCTTCCGGTCGATCTGCCGTTATGAAGGGCAGGCGCTGAAAATCACAGATAAAAAAGGAACCGTTTTTGCTGAGACAGAACCTGAAAAACTGACGGATCATGGGCGGCCTGAAATTGACCGAACCGAACTTCGCAGACTGCTGCTGCAATCGCTGAAAACGGACACGATCAAATGGGGACATAAGCTTTCTCATGCCGTTCCGCTTGAGAAAGGAGGTCATAAGCTCGAATTTGAAAACGGACATACAGACGTCTTTGATCTTATCATTGCGGCGGACGGCGCCTTTTCCCGGGTTCGTCCCCTTCTCAGCGATGCGCCTGTTGAATACTCCGGAATCAGCATGATTGAGCTTCATATTATGAATGCGGCGGCTGACTTCCCTGACCTCGCCGGTTTTCACGGCACGGGAAGCATGTATGCCCTTGATGACCGGAAAGCGATTATGGCCCAGCTCAATGGAGACGGCACAGTCCGGGTCTATTTATGCTTTGCCGCCGGCAGGTATTGGATAGATGAAAACGACATAGATTATGATCAGCCCGAGGAAGCGAAGCAGAAACTTCTGGAGCTTTTTGAGGACTGGAGCGACGACCTGAAACATTACATCCAATACGCAGGAGAAACCATTCTGCCGCGAAGACTGTACAGCCTGCCCGTGCAGCATAAGTGGGAGCACAAACAAGGTGTCACGCTGATCGGTGATGCCGCCCATCTCATGACGCCGTTTGCCGGGGCGGGAGCCAATCTGACTATGCTGGATGCGGCGGAACTCGGGCTTTCTATCTTACACAATGCTGATACAGACAAAGCGGTAAAACAATATGAAGAAAAAATGTTTGCTTATGCGGAAGAAACGGCAGCTGAGACCGGCTCACACATGAAAACATTCTTCTCAGAGAGCGCCGCACAGAAGATAGGCGCCATGATGAATGCATTTTAA
- a CDS encoding glycosyltransferase family 4 protein, with the protein MTKKVLFCATVDYHFKAFHLPYFQWFQDMGWEVHVAAGGDMNLPFVNEKFSVPIRRSPFHPENLSVYRRLKRLIQDNGYDMIHCHTPVGGVLARLAARQARQKGTKVLYTAHGFHFCEGAPLKNWLLYYPIEKFLSSYTDCLITINEEDYERAKQMKKTDCDAKKIHGIGVDTDRFRPVSRAESERLREKHGFTAGEFILVYPAELNSNKNQGILIEAAALLKNSIPELKLVFAGEGAMEESYRKKAESLGVSDIVRFYGFCRDIHELIQLADLSVASSIREGLGMNVLEGMAAEKPAVAADNRGHREIIEDGVNGFLVPAGDSAAFADRIGKLYRSPGLRKAMGQKGRRTAECFSETRTVKEMEHIYAGYMDKKEKSV; encoded by the coding sequence ATGACGAAAAAAGTATTATTCTGCGCCACTGTCGATTATCATTTTAAAGCCTTTCATCTTCCGTATTTTCAATGGTTTCAGGATATGGGCTGGGAGGTGCACGTCGCGGCAGGCGGTGATATGAATCTGCCGTTCGTGAATGAAAAGTTTTCCGTTCCGATCCGGCGCTCACCGTTTCATCCCGAAAACCTTTCTGTTTACAGACGGCTGAAACGGCTCATTCAGGATAACGGCTATGACATGATTCACTGCCATACGCCGGTCGGCGGCGTGCTCGCCCGCCTTGCCGCGAGACAAGCACGCCAAAAAGGGACAAAGGTGCTCTACACCGCGCATGGTTTTCACTTCTGTGAGGGAGCGCCTCTGAAAAATTGGCTTCTTTATTACCCGATCGAAAAATTTCTTTCTTCTTATACGGATTGCCTGATTACCATTAATGAAGAGGATTACGAACGGGCCAAGCAAATGAAAAAAACCGATTGCGACGCGAAAAAAATACACGGCATCGGCGTTGATACGGACAGGTTTCGGCCTGTAAGCCGGGCAGAGAGTGAACGTCTGAGAGAAAAACACGGCTTCACCGCCGGAGAATTTATCCTCGTTTATCCAGCTGAATTAAACAGCAATAAAAACCAGGGTATCCTCATTGAGGCTGCGGCATTGCTGAAGAACAGCATCCCTGAGCTGAAGCTTGTATTTGCGGGAGAAGGCGCGATGGAAGAGTCGTACAGAAAAAAGGCTGAATCACTCGGTGTATCCGATATTGTGCGGTTTTACGGTTTTTGCCGGGACATTCATGAACTCATTCAGCTTGCTGATCTGTCTGTCGCCTCAAGTATCCGGGAAGGGCTCGGCATGAATGTCCTTGAGGGAATGGCTGCCGAAAAGCCCGCCGTTGCCGCAGATAACAGGGGGCACCGTGAGATCATCGAAGACGGCGTGAACGGTTTTCTCGTGCCGGCCGGAGACAGCGCGGCGTTTGCCGATCGGATTGGAAAGCTGTACCGCTCCCCCGGCCTGCGAAAAGCAATGGGGCAAAAAGGGCGCCGTACGGCGGAATGCTTTTCAGAAACACGCACGGTAAAGGAAATGGAGCATATTTACGCCGGTTATATGGATAAAAAGGAGAAAAGCGTATGA
- a CDS encoding dihydrofolate reductase family protein, producing MSGQRKLVFYGAVSADGYLARENHSLDWLIGTEGEEDTDYADFYESVDTIIMGRKTYEEILVLFPDEFPYKGKECYVFSRTLTGRTEDVRFIHEEPADFIQALKRQDGKRIWIVGGGDLLQPILKEELVDEFIIQVAPVLLGRGIPLFRPGETETALKLTDVRRYKQFAELRYEVR from the coding sequence ATGAGCGGTCAAAGAAAGCTCGTTTTTTACGGAGCTGTCAGCGCAGATGGCTATCTTGCGCGGGAAAATCATTCTTTGGATTGGCTGATCGGAACTGAAGGTGAAGAAGACACCGATTATGCAGACTTCTATGAATCTGTCGATACGATCATCATGGGCAGAAAAACATATGAGGAAATATTGGTTTTATTCCCTGATGAATTTCCATATAAGGGGAAAGAATGCTATGTGTTTTCACGGACATTGACCGGGCGTACTGAAGATGTGCGGTTTATTCATGAAGAACCTGCCGATTTTATACAAGCGTTGAAACGCCAAGATGGCAAGCGGATTTGGATTGTCGGCGGGGGCGATCTGCTGCAGCCGATATTGAAAGAGGAGCTTGTCGATGAGTTTATCATTCAGGTCGCTCCCGTTCTGCTTGGCCGGGGTATTCCGTTATTCAGACCGGGAGAGACGGAGACCGCATTGAAGCTTACGGATGTCCGGCGCTACAAGCAATTTGCGGAATTGCGTTATGAAGTGAGATAG
- a CDS encoding CpsD/CapB family tyrosine-protein kinase gives MGFRKKKSRRGLAQISVLHHKSLVAEQYRTIRTNIEFSSVQTHLRSILVTSSVPGEGKSFSAANLAAVFAQQEKKVLLVDADLRKPTIHETYQLENVQGLTNVLVGNASLGETVQKTLIDNLYVLTSGPTPPNPAELLSSKAMGELIQEMYSRYSLVIFDSPPLLAVADGQVLANQTDGSVLVVLSGKTKMDTVQKAKDALQQSKAKLLGALLNKKKIKKTEHYSY, from the coding sequence TTGGGATTCAGAAAAAAGAAGTCAAGACGGGGATTGGCTCAAATATCCGTTTTACACCACAAATCATTGGTAGCTGAACAATACCGCACCATTCGGACAAATATTGAGTTTTCCTCTGTACAGACCCATTTGCGCTCTATTCTCGTCACTTCTTCCGTTCCGGGAGAAGGAAAATCATTCAGCGCCGCCAACCTTGCCGCGGTATTTGCGCAGCAGGAAAAAAAGGTGCTGCTCGTCGATGCGGATTTACGAAAACCGACGATACATGAGACCTATCAGCTTGAAAATGTACAAGGCCTTACGAATGTGTTAGTCGGAAACGCTTCCCTCGGCGAAACGGTGCAAAAAACACTGATAGATAATCTTTATGTCTTAACGAGCGGTCCGACGCCGCCGAATCCGGCTGAGCTTTTGTCCTCTAAAGCGATGGGAGAGCTGATTCAGGAGATGTACAGCCGATACAGTCTGGTCATTTTCGATTCACCTCCGCTTTTGGCGGTGGCGGACGGACAGGTTTTAGCGAACCAGACGGATGGAAGCGTTCTCGTCGTTTTGAGCGGAAAAACAAAAATGGATACCGTCCAAAAGGCGAAAGACGCGCTTCAGCAGTCGAAGGCGAAGCTTTTGGGCGCGCTTTTGAATAAAAAGAAAATCAAAAAAACAGAACACTACTCGTATTGA
- a CDS encoding YczE/YyaS/YitT family protein codes for MKYVFYVLGIIILTFGISVTIQSDLGTSPFDALIVGLSVNAGLTVGSWEVIIAFLLICCNSMLKRQRPEFSGMITAFITGIGIDLWLFFLHRIITPELWYGKAGCFAIGLVVIGIGTATYLHTNFAPIPVDRLTLIIRELTGRSIFFSRTVIYFVFFILALILKGPVGVGTFFTVCLGGMILHFFMPITGRWIDSILTVSQKQEETKTR; via the coding sequence GTGAAATACGTTTTTTATGTTTTGGGAATCATCATATTGACCTTTGGTATTTCTGTCACTATTCAATCAGATCTTGGAACATCGCCTTTTGATGCGCTTATCGTGGGACTATCTGTAAATGCAGGCCTTACCGTGGGAAGCTGGGAAGTCATTATAGCTTTCCTGTTAATTTGCTGTAATTCAATGTTAAAAAGACAAAGACCGGAATTTTCAGGAATGATTACCGCGTTTATCACGGGAATCGGGATTGATTTGTGGCTTTTTTTCCTGCATCGAATCATCACGCCTGAACTATGGTACGGAAAAGCGGGGTGTTTTGCAATCGGTTTGGTTGTGATAGGGATAGGCACCGCGACTTATCTGCACACAAATTTCGCACCGATCCCGGTTGACCGGTTAACGTTAATTATCCGCGAATTAACCGGAAGAAGCATCTTTTTTTCAAGAACGGTCATTTACTTCGTATTTTTCATATTGGCATTGATCTTAAAAGGACCGGTAGGCGTTGGAACGTTTTTCACCGTTTGTTTAGGAGGAATGATCCTTCATTTCTTTATGCCGATTACCGGAAGATGGATAGACAGCATCTTAACAGTATCTCAAAAGCAGGAAGAAACTAAAACCCGGTGA
- the slrR gene encoding HTH-type transcriptional regulator SlrR yields the protein MIGRIIRLYRRRKGYSINQLAVEAGVSKSYLSKIERGVHSNPSIQFLKKVSATLQVDLTELFDAETMLHHMGDTEDEWRIHLVQAVQSGMPKEELFTFTNKLTEKRPEPAPYRNRKLTESNIEEWKALMQEAKELGLSVQEVRSFLERKRY from the coding sequence ATGATTGGAAGAATAATACGTTTATACCGCAGAAGAAAAGGCTACTCAATTAATCAGCTAGCAGTCGAAGCAGGTGTCTCTAAATCTTATTTAAGCAAGATAGAACGGGGGGTTCATTCAAATCCGTCTATTCAATTTCTAAAAAAAGTGTCCGCCACCCTGCAGGTCGATCTGACGGAGCTTTTTGATGCCGAGACGATGCTGCATCACATGGGAGACACGGAAGATGAGTGGCGCATCCATCTTGTGCAGGCCGTGCAGTCAGGCATGCCGAAAGAAGAACTGTTCACCTTTACGAACAAACTGACTGAAAAACGGCCGGAGCCCGCACCCTACCGCAACAGAAAACTGACTGAATCCAATATTGAGGAGTGGAAAGCGCTGATGCAGGAAGCGAAAGAACTCGGCTTGTCCGTTCAGGAAGTCAGATCATTTTTAGAACGGAAGCGTTACTAA
- a CDS encoding GNAT family N-acetyltransferase has product MSIKIKKCSLNDITALREISIETFNDTFKDQNSPENMKAYLETAFRSEQLKTELSNPSSKFYFVYYDDDLAGYVKVNMNEAQSEKMSEDSLEIERIYIRKNYQKHGLGKFLLNHAVKIATEHNKKNIWLGVWEKNENAIAFYQKMGFIHTGEHSFYMGNDKQIDFIMTKNLS; this is encoded by the coding sequence ATGAGTATCAAAATAAAAAAGTGCAGCCTTAACGATATAACAGCACTCCGAGAGATAAGCATTGAAACATTCAATGATACATTTAAAGATCAAAATTCACCTGAAAATATGAAAGCTTATTTGGAAACTGCATTTCGCTCTGAACAGCTGAAAACGGAATTATCCAATCCCTCTTCGAAATTCTATTTTGTTTATTATGACGATGACCTTGCCGGATATGTAAAAGTCAACATGAACGAAGCTCAATCAGAAAAAATGAGTGAAGATTCTCTAGAAATTGAGAGAATTTATATAAGAAAGAACTATCAGAAACACGGACTTGGAAAATTTCTGCTGAATCATGCTGTAAAAATCGCAACTGAACACAATAAAAAGAACATCTGGCTGGGCGTATGGGAAAAAAACGAAAATGCAATCGCCTTTTATCAAAAAATGGGGTTTATTCACACCGGAGAACACTCTTTTTATATGGGGAATGATAAACAAATCGACTTTATCATGACGAAAAACCTGTCGTAA
- a CDS encoding polysaccharide biosynthesis protein, whose amino-acid sequence MTYRRRLSMIFALDTYLVLLSVVIGYQFFEDSYHFYDSGALLLTAVSMLISHHVCAFMFHQYKQVWTYTGIGELLALLKGITLSAAVTAAVQYGVFHTILFRLLAVSWMVQLLFIGGSRMISRVLKETIGKKQNDSSRALIIGAGAGGTLLARQLTQKNDLGIMPVAFIDDDQTKHKLEIMGLPVIGGKESILPAVQRLRIHHIIIAIPSLRTHELQTLYKECVQTGAHIKIMPQFDEILLGTQAAGHIRDVNAEDLLGRKPVTLDTSKISDSIKGKTILVTGAGGSIGSEICRQISSFRPREIVLLGHGENSIYSVHGELSARFGKEVLFHAEIADIQDRDKIFTLMKKYEPHVVYHAAAHKHVPLMEHNPEEAVKNNILGTKNVAEAADMCGTETFVLISSDKAVNPANVMGATKRFAEMVIMNLGKISRTKFAAVRFGNVLGSRGSVIPIFKKQIAKGGPVTVTHPAMTRYFMTIPEASRLVIQAGALAKGRQIFVLDMGEPVKIVDLAKNLIHLSGYTTEQIPIEFSGIRPGEKMYEELLNHNEVHTEQIFPKIHIGKAVDGDWAVLIRFMEEFSRLPEEELRKRLFEAIESVHEEAAAGV is encoded by the coding sequence TTGACTTACCGGAGAAGACTTTCAATGATTTTTGCATTGGATACGTATCTCGTTTTACTTTCCGTTGTTATAGGATATCAATTTTTTGAGGATTCTTATCACTTTTATGACTCCGGAGCGCTCCTGCTGACCGCGGTGAGCATGCTGATCAGCCACCATGTATGCGCTTTTATGTTTCACCAGTATAAGCAGGTATGGACGTATACGGGAATAGGGGAGCTGCTTGCCCTGCTGAAGGGGATCACTCTGTCCGCAGCGGTGACGGCCGCCGTTCAATATGGGGTGTTCCACACGATTTTGTTCCGGCTTTTAGCCGTCAGCTGGATGGTTCAGCTATTGTTTATCGGAGGCAGCCGGATGATTTCGCGCGTGCTGAAAGAAACGATCGGCAAGAAGCAAAATGACTCTTCACGGGCGCTGATTATCGGCGCTGGCGCGGGGGGGACGCTGCTCGCCCGTCAGCTTACGCAGAAAAACGATCTCGGAATCATGCCTGTGGCTTTTATTGATGATGACCAGACGAAGCATAAGCTCGAGATTATGGGGCTGCCCGTCATCGGCGGAAAAGAAAGCATTTTGCCGGCGGTGCAGAGGCTGAGAATTCACCATATCATCATCGCCATTCCGTCTCTGCGAACCCATGAGCTTCAGACTTTATACAAAGAATGTGTGCAGACGGGCGCCCATATTAAAATCATGCCGCAATTTGATGAGATCCTGCTCGGAACGCAGGCTGCCGGACACATCAGAGATGTAAACGCCGAAGATTTGCTCGGCAGAAAACCGGTCACTCTGGATACGAGCAAAATTTCTGACAGCATAAAGGGAAAAACGATTCTGGTCACGGGTGCCGGCGGCTCTATCGGTTCTGAGATCTGCCGCCAGATCAGCTCGTTTCGTCCGCGTGAAATCGTCCTTCTCGGCCACGGGGAAAACAGCATTTATTCCGTGCATGGCGAACTGTCAGCACGCTTTGGGAAAGAGGTGCTTTTTCACGCGGAGATCGCCGATATTCAGGATAGAGATAAAATCTTTACCTTGATGAAAAAATACGAGCCGCACGTCGTCTATCATGCGGCTGCCCATAAACATGTGCCGTTAATGGAACATAACCCGGAGGAAGCTGTCAAAAACAACATCCTCGGCACAAAAAATGTCGCCGAGGCCGCCGATATGTGCGGAACGGAAACGTTCGTGCTGATTTCTTCTGATAAAGCGGTCAATCCGGCCAATGTTATGGGGGCGACGAAGCGGTTTGCGGAAATGGTCATCATGAACCTCGGAAAAATCAGCCGCACCAAATTCGCCGCCGTCCGTTTCGGAAATGTGCTCGGAAGCCGGGGCAGCGTCATTCCGATTTTCAAAAAGCAGATTGCAAAAGGCGGACCCGTCACCGTCACGCATCCGGCGATGACAAGATATTTTATGACGATCCCCGAAGCGTCAAGACTCGTCATTCAGGCGGGGGCGCTTGCAAAAGGGCGGCAGATTTTCGTTCTGGATATGGGAGAACCCGTCAAAATCGTCGATCTGGCAAAAAACCTGATTCATTTATCAGGCTATACGACAGAACAGATTCCTATTGAATTCTCCGGCATCCGGCCGGGAGAAAAGATGTATGAAGAACTGCTGAATCATAATGAAGTACATACGGAACAGATTTTTCCGAAAATCCATATCGGAAAAGCGGTAGACGGGGATTGGGCCGTGCTTATCCGCTTTATGGAAGAATTCAGCCGTCTGCCTGAGGAAGAGCTGAGAAAACGGCTGTTTGAGGCAATCGAATCAGTACATGAAGAAGCGGCCGCGGGCGTGTGA